The Immundisolibacter cernigliae genome has a window encoding:
- a CDS encoding ketopantoate reductase family protein produces MRVCILGAGGLGSVFGAALALAGEEVTLIARPAHADAIRKNGLKLTGIRGEHIIREPLTAVADPKDAQGEFDYLILGVKGKDTDAALKGADCLRDRIKTALSFQNNVVKEDILARWLGDPKRVIGFSTIEAGHMVEPGHVHNGLTIPTTNYVGEMDGTLTPRVEALADAFNRAGMGTKAVTNIKQVLWEKLTQICGAAAWSVSCLAGGKDLYYPDGLVVREGAAHYVQVSRDALAVYKAMGYAPQNFYAPVSKLKELDAVEDFEAAVDMMMELGRGMQAQGYRGTTSMHEDVRRGKKTEVDWIIKPLIDKGLELGVPVPTLTAAYRIIKTLDNYLS; encoded by the coding sequence ATGCGAGTTTGCATCTTGGGCGCGGGCGGCTTGGGCTCGGTATTCGGCGCCGCGCTGGCCCTGGCCGGCGAGGAAGTGACCTTGATCGCCCGCCCGGCGCACGCCGATGCCATCCGCAAGAACGGCCTCAAGCTGACCGGCATTCGCGGCGAGCACATCATCCGCGAGCCGCTGACCGCGGTGGCCGATCCGAAGGACGCGCAGGGTGAGTTCGACTACCTGATCCTGGGCGTCAAGGGCAAGGACACCGACGCGGCGCTGAAAGGCGCCGATTGCCTGCGCGATCGCATCAAGACCGCCCTGTCCTTCCAGAACAACGTGGTCAAGGAAGACATCCTCGCCCGCTGGCTGGGCGACCCCAAGCGCGTGATCGGCTTCTCCACCATCGAGGCCGGCCACATGGTCGAACCCGGCCACGTGCACAACGGCCTGACCATCCCCACCACCAACTACGTCGGCGAGATGGACGGCACGCTCACGCCGCGCGTCGAGGCCCTCGCCGACGCCTTCAACCGCGCCGGCATGGGGACCAAGGCCGTCACCAACATCAAGCAGGTGCTGTGGGAAAAACTCACCCAGATCTGCGGCGCGGCGGCCTGGTCCGTGAGCTGCCTTGCCGGCGGCAAGGACCTGTACTACCCGGACGGCCTGGTGGTGCGCGAAGGCGCCGCCCATTACGTGCAGGTCAGCCGCGACGCGCTGGCCGTCTACAAGGCCATGGGCTACGCGCCGCAAAACTTCTACGCGCCAGTCTCCAAGCTCAAGGAACTGGACGCCGTGGAAGACTTCGAAGCCGCCGTCGACATGATGATGGAACTCGGCCGCGGCATGCAGGCCCAGGGCTACCGCGGCACCACCTCCATGCACGAGGACGTGCGCCGCGGCAAGAAAACCGAAGTCGACTGGATCATCAAACCGCTGATCGACAAAGGCCTGGAACTGGGCGTGCCGGTGCCGACCCTGACCGCGGCGTACCGG
- a CDS encoding (2Fe-2S)-binding protein produces MSDPTVTLSLRINGAPWQGEVPANRLLVDFLRYDVGLTGTKEGCSVGVCGACTVRLDDRLVSSCLTLAAMANGTELTTVEGLADRAELKPIQRAFIEHGGFQCGICTPGQLMAAQTLLEHDPNPSEDAIKAWMMSNLCRCTGYYGIVRSVKAAAGGAA; encoded by the coding sequence ATGTCCGACCCCACGGTAACCCTGTCATTGCGCATAAACGGCGCGCCCTGGCAGGGCGAGGTGCCCGCCAACCGCCTACTGGTGGACTTCCTGCGCTACGACGTCGGCCTGACCGGCACCAAGGAAGGTTGCAGCGTGGGCGTGTGCGGCGCCTGCACGGTGCGCCTCGATGACCGGCTGGTGAGTTCCTGCCTGACGCTGGCCGCCATGGCCAACGGCACCGAGCTGACCACCGTCGAGGGCCTCGCCGACCGCGCGGAACTCAAGCCCATCCAGCGCGCCTTCATCGAGCACGGCGGTTTCCAGTGCGGCATCTGCACGCCCGGTCAGCTGATGGCCGCGCAGACGCTGCTGGAACACGACCCGAACCCCAGCGAGGACGCCATCAAGGCCTGGATGATGAGCAACCTGTGCCGCTGCACCGGCTACTACGGCATCGTGCGCTCGGTGAAGGCCGCCGCCGGGGGCGCCGCGTGA
- a CDS encoding FAD binding domain-containing protein: MRAFDFKAPDSLDEVCALLAQYGSDAKLLAGGTGLLNLMKQELVQPAVLVSLQRVPDLDTLTIDGNGIRAGASVRHRRMETDAALQQAAPLLAAAYGHVATVRIRMSATVGGGLAHADPAMDAPAVWRVLGATMHLRSASGTRQVAADDFFEDFYTTALAPEEVLTEITAPALPAGAGWSYQKFLPRSADDYAAVSVSALLCLDGDGRVARARVGIGSAAPIPVLAEAVGAALVGQQPTPQAIADAAQLARDAVDPLDDLRGSAAYKRDMAVVFTRRALSEAAARARPA; this comes from the coding sequence GTGAGGGCCTTCGACTTCAAGGCCCCGGACAGCCTGGACGAGGTCTGCGCGCTGCTGGCGCAGTACGGCAGCGATGCCAAGCTGCTGGCCGGCGGCACCGGCCTGCTGAACCTGATGAAACAGGAGCTCGTGCAGCCGGCGGTGCTGGTCAGCCTGCAGCGCGTGCCGGATCTGGACACCCTGACGATTGACGGCAACGGCATCCGCGCCGGTGCCAGCGTGCGCCACCGGCGCATGGAAACCGACGCCGCGCTGCAACAGGCCGCGCCGCTGCTGGCCGCCGCCTACGGCCATGTGGCCACCGTGCGCATCCGCATGTCGGCCACGGTCGGCGGCGGGCTGGCACACGCCGACCCGGCCATGGATGCACCAGCCGTGTGGCGGGTGCTGGGCGCGACCATGCACCTGCGCTCGGCCAGCGGCACCCGGCAAGTGGCGGCGGACGATTTTTTCGAGGACTTCTACACCACGGCGCTGGCGCCGGAAGAAGTGCTGACCGAGATCACCGCCCCTGCCCTGCCCGCCGGCGCCGGCTGGTCGTATCAGAAGTTTCTGCCGCGCAGCGCCGACGACTACGCCGCCGTGTCGGTGTCCGCACTGCTGTGCCTGGACGGCGACGGCCGCGTGGCGCGGGCGCGGGTCGGCATCGGCTCCGCGGCGCCGATTCCGGTTCTGGCCGAGGCGGTCGGCGCGGCGCTGGTCGGCCAGCAGCCCACACCACAGGCCATTGCCGACGCCGCGCAGCTCGCCCGCGATGCCGTCGACCCGCTCGACGACCTGCGCGGCAGCGCCGCCTACAAGCGCGACATGGCGGTCGTGTTCACGCGCCGGGCGCTGTCCGAAGCCGCCGCCCGCGCCCGCCCCGCCTGA
- a CDS encoding CoxG family protein codes for MEFEFRHALPAPVETVWAAIENIETVALCIPGVVRVEREDADRYVGALRIKVGPISLELGGLVTVELLDAASRTLRFLGEAKDRRVPGQIKSRATLIVTAHADGGSELYLHSDTHILGKIGEFGQPVVRKKTEQVLREFSQNLSRQLIGDDPAG; via the coding sequence ATGGAATTCGAGTTCAGACACGCCCTACCCGCCCCGGTCGAGACCGTCTGGGCCGCCATCGAGAACATCGAAACCGTGGCCCTGTGCATCCCTGGCGTGGTGCGCGTCGAGCGCGAAGATGCCGACCGTTACGTCGGCGCCCTGCGCATCAAGGTCGGGCCTATTTCGCTGGAGCTGGGCGGCCTGGTTACGGTGGAACTGCTGGATGCCGCATCCCGCACGCTGCGCTTTCTGGGCGAAGCCAAGGACCGGCGCGTGCCGGGGCAGATCAAAAGCCGCGCCACGCTGATCGTCACCGCGCACGCCGACGGCGGCAGCGAGCTTTACCTGCACAGCGACACGCACATCCTGGGCAAGATCGGCGAATTCGGCCAGCCGGTGGTGCGCAAGAAAACCGAACAGGTGCTGCGCGAGTTCAGCCAGAACCTGAGCCGCCAGCTGATCGGCGACGACCCGGCCGGCTGA